In a genomic window of Chrysemys picta bellii isolate R12L10 chromosome 1, ASM1138683v2, whole genome shotgun sequence:
- the LOC135977310 gene encoding uncharacterized protein LOC135977310 has product MQSSPAVMAMQSVNRKRAPAWTDREVLDLIAVWGDESVLSELRSKRRNAKIYEKISKDMAERGYSRDATQCRVKIKELRQGYQKTKEANGRSGSHPQTSRFYEALHSILGAAATTTPPVTVDSEDGILSTAGSSDMLGDGEDEEGDEEGEAVGSSHNADFPDSQDLFITLTEIPYEASPAITPDTESGEGSATPSATVSQPSLESHSQRLARIRRRKKRTREDMFSELMASSQAQAAQQTQWRENLTRMHQANMDREERWRQEDQQATLTLLGLLREQTDTLRRLVDVLQERRQEDRAPLQSISNRPPPPPSPIPTSPKVQRRRGGRVPANSHSTPAESSSSRRLSFPKI; this is encoded by the exons atgcagagctctccagcagtgatggccatgcagtctgtgaatagaaagagagccccagcatggactgatcgtgaagtcttggatctcatcgctgtgtggggcgatgagtccgtgctttccgagctgcgatccaaaagaaggaatgcaaagatctacgagaagatctctaaagacatggcagagagaggatacagccgggatgcaacgcagtgccgcgtgaaaatcaaggagctgagacaaggctaccagaagaccaaagaggcaaacggacgctccggatcccatccccagacatcccgtttctacgaggcactgcattccatcctcggtgctgccgccaccactaccccaccagtgaccgtggactctgaggatgggatactgtccacggccggttcctcagacatgttaggggacggggaagatgaggaaggagatgaggagggcgaggcagttggcagctctcacaacgctgatttccccgacagccaggatctcttcatcacccttacagagatcccctacgaagcgtccccagccattaccccggacacagaatctggtgaaggatcagcca ccccgtctgcgactgtctcacaacctagcctggaatcacactcccagaggctagcgcggattaggcgtaggaagaagaggacacgggaggacatgttctctgagcttatggcctcttcccaagcccaggcagcacagcagacccagtggcgggagaacttgacccgaatgcaccaagccaacatggatcgggaggagaggtggcggcaggaagaccagcaggcgactctaacgctgcttggactactgagggagcaaacggacacactccggcgccttgtggatgttctgcaggaacggaggcaggaggacagagccccgctgcagtccatctctaaccgccctcccccgccaccaagtcccatacccacctcacccaaagtgcaaagaaggagaggcggcagagtccctgctaactctcactccacccctgcagagagctctagtagcagaaggctctcatttcccaaaatttga
- the LOC135977315 gene encoding uncharacterized protein LOC135977315, whose translation MGLCDELAPTLQRKDTRLRAALTGEKRVAIAIWKLATPDSYQSVANQFGLGKSTVGIVLIQVCKAISCILLRRTVTLGNVHDIVAGFAQMGFPNCGGAIDGTHILILAAAHLASEYVNQKGYFSMVLQALVDHREHFIDINAGWPGKVHDARIFRNTCLFRKLQAGIFFPDQKITVVEVEMPIVILGDTAYPLMLWLMKPYTGSLDSSKEQFNNWPSWCRMTVECAFGHLKGRWRSLYGKLDLANDSIPVVISACCTLHNICEGKGERFTQAWTLEVQHLEAEFEQPESRAIKGAQRGAARIRDALREQF comes from the coding sequence atgggactgtgtgatgagctcgccccaaccctgcagcgcaaggacacgagattgagagctgccctgacaggggagaagcgggtggctattgcaatctggaagctggcaactccagatagCTACcaatcagtcgctaaccagtttggattGGGAAAGTCTACCGTTGGAATCGTATTGAtacaagtttgcaaggccattagttgcatcctgctcagaagaaccgtgactctgggtaacgtgcatgacattgtggctggctttgcacaaatgggtttccctaactgtggaggggcaatagatgggacgcatattctaATTCTAGCAGCAGCCCACTTAGCCTCCGAGTatgttaatcagaaggggtatttctctatggttctccaggcgcttgtggatcaccgtgagcatttcattgacattaatgcaggctggcccggaaaggtgcatgacgcacgcatctttcgaaACACttgcctgttcaggaagctgcaagccgggatttttttcccggaccagaagatcaccgtagtggaagtcgaaatgcccattgtgatccttggagacaccgcttaccctttaatgctatggctcatgaaaccctacacagggagccttgacagtagtaaggagcagttcaataACTGGCcaagctggtgcagaatgactgtggagtgtgctttcggccatttaaagggccgctggcgctctctgtatgggaagctggacctggccaatgacagcATCCCtgtggttatatccgcgtgctgtaccctccataacatttgtgaagggaagggtgaaagattcactcaggcatggaccttggaggttcaacacctggaggctgaatttgaacagccagagagcagggctattaaaggggcccagcgcggggctgcaaggattagggatgccttgagggagcaattttaG